One region of Microbacterium rhizosphaerae genomic DNA includes:
- a CDS encoding DsbA family protein yields the protein MATTARKTNWFAIWVSIAVVAVLAVVTVLVVVMNTQASSPGDKPQSSHITSSGAIVFGDSKTNTVTTYIDFLCPICNEFEQSEGATIKTAVDAGKTTLEVVPVAILDTRSNPAGYSSRAGSAMYSVVIHDYANAYAFMQAMYANQPQEGSAGLTDQQIIDVAKNAGVNMTPALESEITSNKYQKYVQAQQLPQGATGTPTLVVNGTQIPVTMNPATDITPHLK from the coding sequence ATGGCAACCACAGCCCGCAAGACGAACTGGTTCGCGATCTGGGTCAGCATCGCCGTCGTGGCGGTCCTGGCCGTCGTGACGGTCCTCGTCGTCGTGATGAACACCCAGGCGTCCTCTCCGGGTGACAAGCCGCAGTCCTCGCACATCACCTCCTCGGGCGCGATCGTGTTCGGCGATTCCAAGACGAACACGGTCACCACTTATATCGACTTCCTCTGCCCGATCTGCAACGAGTTCGAGCAGAGCGAGGGAGCCACGATCAAGACCGCGGTGGATGCAGGCAAGACCACCCTCGAGGTGGTGCCCGTGGCGATTCTCGACACTCGCAGCAACCCCGCCGGCTACTCGAGCCGCGCCGGATCAGCCATGTACTCCGTCGTGATCCACGACTACGCGAACGCGTACGCCTTCATGCAGGCGATGTACGCCAACCAGCCCCAGGAGGGCTCGGCCGGTCTGACCGACCAGCAGATCATCGATGTCGCGAAGAACGCCGGCGTGAACATGACGCCGGCGCTCGAGAGCGAGATCACGTCCAACAAGTACCAGAAGTACGTGCAGGCGCAGCAGCTGCCGCAGGGCGCGACCGGCACGCCGACGCTCGTCGTCAACGGGACGCAGATCCCGGTGACGATGAACCCGGCGACGGACATCACGCCGCACCTCAAGTAG
- the rpsM gene encoding 30S ribosomal protein S13 — MARLAGVDIPRDKRVVIALTYIYGIGRTRSNEILTATEIDENIRVKDLSDDQLIALRDYIEGNYKVEGDLRREVAADIRRKVEIGSYEGLRHRRGLPVRGQRTKTNARTRKGPKRTVAGKKKAGRK, encoded by the coding sequence ATGGCACGTCTCGCCGGCGTCGACATCCCGCGCGACAAGCGCGTGGTCATCGCCCTGACCTACATCTACGGCATCGGCCGTACCCGCTCGAACGAGATCCTCACCGCGACGGAGATCGACGAGAACATCCGCGTGAAGGACCTCAGCGACGACCAGCTCATCGCGCTGCGCGACTACATCGAGGGCAACTACAAGGTTGAGGGTGACCTCCGCCGCGAGGTGGCCGCCGACATCCGCCGCAAGGTCGAGATCGGCTCCTACGAGGGCCTTCGCCACCGCCGCGGTCTGCCCGTGCGCGGCCAGCGCACCAAGACGAACGCTCGCACCCGCAAGGGCCCGAAGCGCACCGTCG
- the rpmJ gene encoding 50S ribosomal protein L36, with amino-acid sequence MKVNPSVKPICDHCKVIRRHGRVMVICKSNPRHKQRQG; translated from the coding sequence ATGAAGGTCAACCCGAGCGTCAAGCCCATCTGCGATCACTGCAAGGTGATCCGCCGCCACGGCCGCGTGATGGTCATCTGCAAGAGCAACCCGCGCCACAAGCAGCGCCAGGGCTGA
- the infA gene encoding translation initiation factor IF-1, whose product MAKKDGVIEIEGTVSEALPNAMFRVELTNGHKVLATISGKMRQNYIRIIPEDRVVVELSPYDLTRGRIVYRYR is encoded by the coding sequence ATGGCGAAGAAAGACGGTGTCATCGAGATCGAGGGCACGGTGTCGGAGGCTCTGCCCAACGCGATGTTCCGCGTCGAGCTGACCAACGGGCACAAGGTGCTCGCCACGATCTCCGGCAAGATGCGGCAGAACTACATCCGCATCATTCCGGAGGACCGCGTGGTCGTGGAGCTGAGCCCCTACGACCTCACCCGCGGCCGCATCGTCTACCGCTACCGCTAG